The following DNA comes from Salvelinus namaycush isolate Seneca chromosome 39, SaNama_1.0, whole genome shotgun sequence.
CCTCGGCCTCTGCTTCCAACTGACCAAGCCCCTGTTCCTGCCCCGGTCCTGGCCCCGGCCCCTGCTCCTGCCCCGCTGGGGCAGAGCGAAGAGGAGGATTTGCCCCGGCAGTCCTTCCTGCCTCCAAGGCCCTCCTCAGAAAGTGCTGAGGTAAATTCATCAACTGTAATTACTCCACATTGTTAAGATATTGTTAAGATATTAAACACGATGCCAAATTGGACACAGTGGGCACACACTGCAAGGCTGGGCTCTACAAGACCATCCGGAGGGTCTTGGACATCGACCTCTTGTATCTCATGGCCACTGAGTGCCTGGAATGCGGTCGGTGTAAGAAGGTCGCGGGGTGGTCACGGGACCTTGTCAGTCAGCTGGACGCTCGGCATCGCTGCCACTTTCCAGCAATATTGACATACAAGTAAGCTCACAAGATTTTGTTAGTTAGTAATGAAGTAAAATGAAAGCGTGTCATTCATAtgctttatatctctctctctcctctaggtcTGGGCCATCCAGTCCCACCGCCCCTGAAGACGGAAGCTCTCCTGAGGCCCCTGATCGACACGGTTCTCCTCACCCTGACAACTCCTCTGATTCAGAGGTAATTATAATTGACCTTTTGTGTtgttgaaaataaaaatgttattgCAACCTCTTTGAAATAAGAAATTGAGACAAACTCAAGACAATTTTCGGTGTTTAATACCAAGGATGCCCTCAGCTGAGTGCATTCGTTTAGAAAGCTCACAACACGTCTTATACTCTTCCCTTGTAGACGTCACCTCCCTAGTTATACATTTTATGACCCCAATGACTCTCCCCTTCTTTCCCCTGTGGAATGTCCACGGTCCTCTCTTTGTTTAGCTATCCATCTTCTGGGCCTGACCCTGATCTCTGATCCTAGGCAATTTCCTCTTGTCTGATTAGGTCATGGTTTGTAAATTAGCATACACAAAGTTTCTTGACCTAAACTCCGTTAATACTCACAGTAATCATTCACTAAACAGGATTAAAAAACTACAGTTTAACTTGAAACATGTTACATTTTAACAGATTCCATCTGTTGATTTTCAGTTACACAATATAAAACATCTTCTATTTCCTTTGTAGAAGAATCTTATGTGTTACCCCTAAATGTTTGACAACGTCCTCATCGATTCTTCCATGTCTCTTTATCTTCAGGGGGAGACGCAAGGCCCTAATGCAATGCCTGGCTACCAGCATGTCCGCAGGCTTGCCAGGGCCTTGGTGGGGGTGAGGAACCGTCAGGGGCTGTCGGACCGCAGGGTAGACGGTCTGGTGGCGCTGTGGCTGGCGCTTGATCTACCCTGCCCGACACCAGGAGAGGATCGTTCAGGGGCGGTTCAAGGCAACGAAGGGGAAGTCGCCCATTGTCCCAGGAAAAGACTCTCTCCATCGGTATGTTGTTAGTGTTCATATCCTCCACCTTACTATTATATTGCCTGCCTCTACATTAAATGCTTATGAAGGTTAGTTGATGGCTATCATTATTTTTCAATGTTCTCTAATTATTTATCTCCTCTGTTTCAGTTGCCTACTTGGACTCAACTCGGGCCCTGCAAATTGGCCGGGCACCAGCCGTTTGGTGGAGGCCATTTGCAGTCAGCTCTGCCAAATCCATCCCAGCGCCATCAGCCTACTTTATGATACAGAATGCAGGGATGTGTACTGAACCTGTACCCATAATAAAACAAAGTGCTCTATGGTCAAATGCATCTAAaggctttaatgaagtggcagctgtaTTCATATAGATGATTTTGCAATAGTCTAAGACCAGTAACAACATAGATTGAATTATCTGCTTTGTACTATTAAGCAAGAGGCCTGACCTATTTCTATAGATGAAGCCCCTTTTTATATTCAGCATCTTAAttaactcatcaatatgtttaaaaaaaaaagacaacttAACGTATTTACTGATACACCACCATACTAGGGACGTACACTTCAGTCATTAGAATCATTTTTGTGTACTCTAGAAAACAACATACTTAGTGTTCCATGTATTCAATAATAATTTAAGGTCAAAGGTTTTCTGCAAAATATTGAAAGCATaatgtagttcagatagagcaTGATCAGCAGGGCGGGCGATAGAGTACTCAACGGTATCGTCTGCATACAGGTGCAGgtaaaacattattattatatatttctgACAAAACAATATTATTCATGTATAAAATAGTTGTTTATTAGACATTCTAACATAACACAATATCTAGATACTAAAAAATGCATATGCAACATTTGAACAACAATTTCGACCCCGTCGGGTTATAATGTATATGACATGACGACACATTGGCTATTTTAGTATTCCTTTTTTATTTACATGTTTGTAATTCGAAAGTATATTTTTAGAGTGGAGGGAAATATTTTTTATGTTAAACTGTAGAGAACAAGAACCTTTGGTGAATCAAAGAGTCACTgatgttttatatacagtaccacacATATCCAGAATGCTCGTTCTGACAATaaacaagaagttttaacatttCATACGAGGATGTCAAGACAGGTCCGTACTGTAGTACTACGCTATTACACTGTTATGTACTACTAATGTTCTAGTATCTAGGATGTTAAGGAATATCTATAGGGGGGAACATGTACAAGATATAACACATTCCCCACTGCATCGAAGGATGCtgacactgacattgtattatgTGAAAGTAGCATAAGTATGTGTAACGAGTTTACAATTTTGTTTAAAAGTTCAGAATATGTCTCTTGGGAATATTGAGATGGGGTACATATATTATGTATTTCAATTTCTTACACATTTTTAATAACACTTGTGAGTTGTAGACATATTTTGATTTAGTTCAGCGTTGagtcgtttttttatttttatacatgtAATCTAAGATCTTCACAACCTAATACATATACAACTTTTTTCATTCCCCCGAAGGCTATATAAACCCAACTCTAGGTTTAATTTGCATTATAATAATGATTTACAAATGAAAAAGTCAATAGTTAATTGACTATTACGTAATTGTTGATTAGATTCTTTTTCATTATTTAGCCAATTTTCTCAACTGTGACCCCCTTGCTTTTATGGTTTATAGGTATCCTCTGCTAGTCCTAAATCCAGACAAAGTCCAAACATATGTGATTGTTATAAAGGGTCTACGTTGAGGGGGAACAAACATATGTGTTCCTGGAAGGGTGAGCTTTCAGGAATGGGGTCACAATACATATGCTAGAAGTGATAGAAACAAGGATGTATTTCCCAGAAACTAATAGTGTATATCAATTGGTAATTCACGGTATCATGGTTCAATGATACGTGGTCCATTCTGCGGACTGAGAATAAAAATACTTTGCAGAACACAAACATTTagattgtatacattgttgctttggcaatattgacacaatgtttttcatgccaataaagcagcttcaatttgaaaaaaattataatttgagaaaagacagagagaaaggagagagagagaaaagaacgaCAAGAGAGTCTGTCGTTCATGTCCCGCCTCCCCTAAAATCCACGGAGAAGTTCTTTGCAGTTAGTTCTCCATCATTCCGAGTACTTGTGAGAAAGATAGTTGTAaaggtaacgttagctatattTCATCGCGGATTTTGGAACACAGTTGTGTATTTCGGTGAATTAAGGTGAGTTTCAGTCGTTGATTTAGTTGTCATCACGTATTTCAGGTACATTTGGATGAATTAATGTGAGTTTCAGTCGTGGTCGTAaaggtaacgttagctatattTCATGTCGGATTTCAGAACACAGTTGTGTATTTAGGTGAATTAATGTGAGTTTCAGTCGATTTTCTTGAAAACGAGTCCTGTCGCTCGCCAATAATGTGTAATAAAGGGCGGTAATAATtgatagttagctggctaactagtTAACGTTATATATTTAGCCAATGTAGTTAACGTGCAGTGTTAACTTAGTCTACTACAACGCACActtgccagctagctaacgttatatgtagaataaaattgacatttaacgctgtatgggccagctggctaacgttatatgtagaatgaaatggacatttaacgctgtatgggccagctagctaacgttatatgaagaatgaaattgacatttaacgctgtatgggccagctggctaacgttatatgTGGAATGAAATTGACATTTAATGCTGTAtgggccagctagctaacgttatatgtGGAATGAAATGGACATTTAACGCTGTATGGGCTCTACTGTAAGCAGGGTAGCTATGTGGTCCACTGTGTATTGCTGTCAACAAATAacaacgtgtgtgtatgtgtgtgaataacCTCTCTTAATGAAAGGAAGAATGGATTATGTTCACACCCCTGCTTTCCGCTTGGAGCCCTCTGGTGCCCTCACCCTGAGGGCATCTGAAGAGGCTGCCAGGGTTGCCAGGACCATCCAGGAGGAGTGTACAGGTGTAGTCCGGGTGCTGAAGCCACGACAAGTGAAGGAGAAGGCAAAGGCTTGTGTGGTAGCCAGAGGGGGTGACCCGGATGATAGCCGACTGGTGGACAGTGAGAGTGCCATCCAGTTCGGCAAATACCGGGGTCAAACCTTCAAGTGGCTGCTAAGCCACGATGTCGGCTATGCCGTCATGGTCTTGGCTTCTCACcagcaagagagggagatgggggacaCAATCACGTCTTCTGAAATGGCCAACAAGGACCGGTTTGACTGGTACTCTTTTCCTTAAATAGTTGTAATTTCTTATAAAATTACAAAAACATGAAATCAGTCAGAATCACAatacaatttataacattttcccAATCATCCGGACAGGTATACCAACCTGTTTCCTGAGGTCCAGAAGGCAGTGGAGGAACGCAGGGTACGGGACGGGACCTTGCCCCCCCAACCTGACCAGGAGGACACAGCAACAGCTGTAgcgcctcctaatccatgtaaaTATATATTCTGTAGTCATCTAAGTCAATCAAACAGTAAATCAAACAGTGTAGCAGTTGACAATATAACTGTGTCATTatgtttgtctgtgtttcttaGCTGCCGAGCCATCGGATCAGGAGGTGCTGTCTATCTGCGTGGGTTTTGACCAAGGTACTCTATGTTATGGCACTTTATTGTTTATTTCTGTTGAGAagaatatacatatgaaatgaccTTTCCCCTAATAACTATCTGTTGTTGTTAGCATTAACAGGATACACTTTAAAGTGGTAAGGTAAGTGGTCAAATTGTTAAAACACCTCCTAGCTGGGCTTAGAAATCACTGTAGAATTTCTAATTTTTGCATCCATTTTGCTTGCCATAGAAAATCCTTCCTCATCTTTTTGTGGAATGAATTGTTTACTGTAGCTTGTCTTGTCACCATTCCAACCTGTATTTCAGTCTGCATCACTTTGATTGGCCTATTCCTTGCTTGTAGATGTCTACCCACTATACATCTGTCGTTTGTATCTTTTAAATGTAGATTGTGTTTAACCTAGATTCCTAACCtctaccactgataacactgatcAAAACTAAACCAAAGTGCATTGGCTGTCAACAGGCTGTTAACATGTTTTGAAGCTGAAGCTCTATTCTAATtgaattatttcacttatttctCTGAAATATTTTGTGAGACTAACTCCTGTGCTCCTGTAGCAGTTCCTACTGCTCCCACCCCCACCGCACCCCCTGCTGTGCTAGCTCCTACTGCTCCCACTCCCACCGCACCCCCTGCTGTGCTAGCTCCTACTGCTCCCACTCCCACCGCGCCCCCTGCTGTGCTAGCTCCTACTGCCCCTCCTCAGCTCCAGTCAGCCTCCCAGCCAACAGCTGGACCACTACAGCCTGCTGCTGACGCTCACCTCAACTATGACTTGGCTATTTCATTTCACTTTTGGTTGTGTGGGGATGGAAAAGAAATGTATTGATTCTCTGCTCTGTTGCAGGTGCTTCTCCCTGAGGGATGGAAGCAGACCCTCCCAAAGGAGCAGCAAGAGTGGGTCAGTCAGGCCATTTTCATCAGGAACAAGCAGCTCAAATGTGTCCTGAAAAGCCAGCTTGAGCTGTGGTACTTCCCTCCTCTGCCTCCTAACATCAGCCATCAGCCTCCAGCTTCTCCCTCCGCCTACTTCCTCCGGCCATTCTGCCTCTGGATGCCCTACCGCCTGTGGGCCTTTAAGTTTGTGTGCACCCAGCCACGGTGCAAGCGTCAAAAGCTCACAGGCTGTGGGGTGTACAAGACAGTCCGGAGGGTGCTTGACATGGACGGCTGGTATTATATGGGGACAGAGTACCTGGAGTGCCGCCTCTGTAAGAAGAAGCTAGCAGGATGGTCGCTGGATATCTTGGACCAGCTGGACGCAAGTCATCGCTCCATTTTCCCAGCCATCTTGACTTACAGGTTAGTAATTCACACCTCTGAAAATCAAAGCTATTGTTCACTTTGAGGAAAAACAGAAAAAAGCATCATGGTGAGAAAAAGAGGCGGTCAGTAGGTTCTTGTCAACACTGAGGATTTGATTTTTCAAAGCCCCATTGAAATGTTAATTAGCTCTTTGCCCCATTAAAATGTTAATTAGTTCTTTGATCTGAATTTCTGACCTTTGATCTCTTATCAGGAACTGCCCAAACAAAGCAAAGTGTTTCAAAGTCACCCTTTCCCAAGCCCCTCCTTCCCTTATCAAAGTGTTTCTAGAACCCCCCCTCCACACTCCtcaccctcttctccccccccccaaTTGTCTCTGTGTATTAGGCTGTCCTGTGACCTGAAGGTGGTCAGGCTGATGAGAGAGAGGACACTGGGGAACAGTGTGACCAGGCTGTACAACCAGCTGAGGGAGCAGCACAGCCTGACCTGGATGAGTCGGACCCTGTACTACCTGTCCGTCTGTGACCACTTTGTAGTCCCAGGTGCCGCACCACTGAGggtaacacctcctcctccctttttGGATGTGCCCTCAGCCCAGTGGCTGCTGACTGTCCACGGCTACGACGTTCTGTTCCAGCTGGAGGACTTCAAGGCCAGAGTCACCTCCATCTTTGGGTCCATCCTGAAGATGGATTCAACCAAGAAGGTGATTCAAGATGTTTTGACCAGAAAAAATACTAGTTAGTTAGAGACAATCAAATGAATAATAATTTATTATGACTTATTTTATGACTTAATAAATGTGTTGTGAAACTTTGTGTCCACTCACTGacatgactgtgtttgtctgtcttgtctgtctgtgtttgtttgactCCCCTCAGGTGACCAAGAAACTAGCTGGGGCAGCACACGGGACAGCAGCGTGGGCCACAAATGTGGGCAATGAGTACGGCCAGGTGCTCATTACGGTCCTCACTGACAGCGAAGGAGAGGGCCTGCTCGACATGGCAGCTGGCCTCCAGCAGCGCTACAGTAGAGCTGGAGTGGCACCTCCCAAGCTGCTCTATGTCAACCGGGACTGCTGCGCCCTGATGGGAAAGGGGAAGACGGCAGCCATGTTCAGCCAGTGGGATGAACTCATCGTCCGGCTGGATGTGGGGCACCTCATCCGCCGCTTTGCTGGGGGAGTGACAACAGAGAGCCATCCTCTGTATGCTCTCTTTTTGCGGCGGCTCTCCTCCTGCATGTTGGTGTGGTGTGCAGATGATGTGGAGCGCCTGCTGGAGGCCAAGCGAGGTGAGCTCAAGGAGAGCCACATCACGGGGCTCAGCGACGCACAGGTGTTGAAGAGGATCAGCCTGAAGGAGATGGCTCGGCACTGTAGCCCAGCACGCCATCAATGAGCTGAGCCAGAAGCTCCTGGGCCGCAGTCTTGTGAAGGATCACACAAGGCCTGCAAAGTACACTGGTATGTATTTCTAAATTATacaattatacacacacactaaaacatgtGCAGTTCTGTTTATGTACAACTCTCTTTTTTGTTGTCTCTTTGTTTAAGGGGAACTCATTGGGGTCGAGTATCTCTTCTCCCAGACCCATGGTGACCAGAGGTTGGAGTCCAACCTTGGTAAGGACCCGGATGTCCCAGACGGGACACCTGATCTATTTGTGGGAGGAGAGCTTGAGGAGGAGGATGACCTGAGAGAGCTTGAGGAGGAGGATGACCCCACCATGTCCTTGCCCGACCTCGATGACCATCTCCCACCAGTCCCTCCACTCAGGAAGGCCGCTCCACCGCCCACTCAACCCAACCCATCCCAGGTACCTGTCGTCACACCCCCTGATGACACTATGGAGGTGGTGGACACTGCACCAGCTACCAGTCAGGACCCAGAGGATGACGTAAGTGCCTATCCACATCCTAAACAGCTCACTCTCAAGTTTCTTTCCATTCATACCTATTAATCTGACTATTAATCCAACCCTTCCCCATGACTCTTCTAATTTCCAGGAGTACATAGGACCTGATGGGGTTAGTGGATACCAGCACGTGGTCCTCCTGGCCAAGAGTCTGCTGAGGCTGCTGGAGGGGCCATGGATCTCTAATAGGCAAATAGAGGAGATCATGGCTCTCTGGGGAAATCTTCCAGAGAGAGACAAGGCGGCAGTCTCCTACCCCGAGAGGTTCCGGGACCGAGTCCTGCAGGGGAGCTTCAACAATTCAAAGAGCTCAACCGTGACGGGGGAAGAGAGTATGAAGCGGTACGTACTGCACATTGTTCTAAACTCACTACACACATAAAGACATAAGTGTATTTCTCATTAACGTGATGTTTCCTTTTGTTAACTTAATCTACCTTCAGCTCCCTGCTTGGCCAAGACTCTGGACCTGCTCAGTGGCCCAACACCAGCAGGACAGTGGAGGCCATTTTTGTGGAGCTGTGCCACAAACACCCTGCTGGCAAGACGGTTCTTGGTAACCGGGTCAACAGGTGGGCTGCTATCCTGGGGGACTACAGGAGAATCAGGACCATGGTGCTGGGCAGCCCAAACCTCAATACCCACACAAGGCTGCAACTGTTCCAGGTCAACAAGCTGACCTTGACACAGTGgtaagtttaaaaaatatattttggtataTTTTATGTGTAGTTCACTGGTTGACAGTGTTCCTGATAACAGTAAACATATTTCACGTTTTTCACACAGGTACAACAAAAACAAAGAGTGGCCCTGCACCAGAACCGGGACAGCAtgactgcagagagggaggagtcaGGCCCCTTCCACACTGCAGTCTGGAGCACTTCACCGCTGCCAGCCCCATCAACCAGCAGCACCTACCAGCTGCCAGAGGACAGAACGGGGCAGGCTACACAGCGTGGCAGAGCAGCCACTTGTCAGCCACTGCCACCTCTACCGCCACCCAGTCTGCCTACCACCTCCCTCCCTATAACGCCAGTCTCCCAAGACCTGCCCTCgacctccactcctcttccccctcctcctgctGGTGGACCCAAGGTCTCCAGGACCACTGaatggagaaggaggaagaggctgGAGTCTGGCATTAAAGTCAGAGCGCACAAGCCATACGAAGGCTATAAGTGCTCTAAATGTGGCAAGCCGAAAACTGCAGAGTTTGGACACAGTATGTATGGTTCTGTGAGATTCTGTGCCGCTTCCTCTGGTGGCCAAACTGTGGAGGAGTGGCTGGCACTCATGAGGGCCCAGCATGGTGCTAGCCAAGGCCAGTaaactctgactgactgactgattggtgTGTCAATTGTAAAGTCGTTTTTGTACATATGTTCtttgttgtttatttattttttaagacATTCATTGTTAATCTCTTGTACATTTAGCTCATTTCAAATCATCTTAACTTGTACAGTAGGTGTAGGGGACATTATGCTGGGTTGTTTCACATGTAACATTCcctgtgaaataaataataattgaatGCAAGCACTTTTTCTCCCTTGAAATTCATTTTGATTTATTGTCATACACTCTCTTTAAAGTTCAACAAATATAAAGACAAGTAAATCTGTCATCATTTTCTTAGTCAATAAACACACTGTTTACAGAGttgtaacacacaaaaaaacaataatacagtCAAGTTCTACTTCTAGATTTGAGATGACCAGCAGATACTACAGGTGACAGCAGGGAGTCAAACCCCCCAGTGACGCCCACTAATCTCTGATTGATTGCTGCACACCTTCTCTCCCcctttcgctctctccctctttttctctttcgccctccccctttttctttctctcgttttttctctcccccttttctgtcattttttctctctccctcccctttttgTCTCCGTCCCCTTTTTGTCTCCCTCCCCTTTTTGTCTCGctctcccctttttctctccctcccctcttttacTCTTGTTCTTGCAAGAGAAAGAGGTTGCAATTTTCTGAGGCCTCTGCCTCAGAGAGTTGCAACGTATGCTGGGTTATATCGCTTCAGCTCTACGAAACAAATTACATCTTGTTTTCCTGTGTAGAGCAAACCAAAATTACAG
Coding sequences within:
- the LOC120032449 gene encoding uncharacterized protein LOC120032449, with translation MPYRLWAFKFVCTQPRCKRQKLTGCGVYKTVRRVLDMDGWYYMGTEYLECRLCKKKLAGWSLDILDQLDASHRSIFPAILTYRLSCDLKVVRLMRERTLGNSVTRLYNQLREQHSLTWMSRTLYYLSVCDHFVVPGAAPLRVTPPPPFLDVPSAQWLLTVHGYDVLFQLEDFKARVTSIFGSILKMDSTKKVTKKLAGAAHGTAAWATNVGNEYGQVLITVLTDSEGEGLLDMAAGLQQRYSRAGVAPPKLLYVNRDCCALMGKGKTAAMFSQWDELIVRLDMMWSACWRPSEVSSRRATSRGSATHRC